GCGCTCGTTTACGATTTTGGGAGCGTGGCGCATACACAATACTTGGCCAGTTCCGATGAGGGGCGGGACGTGGGGGCGCTGGACTGTGCCATCGCGCATTTGCTGGATAATGTTTTTGCCAGCAGGCATTATTTCAGTTTTGGCATATCCACCGAGCAGGATGGGCGGCATCTTAACCAGGGCCTGATTTTCCAGAAGGAAGGTTTTGGCGGGCGTGGGCTGGCGCATGATTTTTACGAATTGGCGCTCTAATTTTATTGCCGCAGGATAATAAGATTTACATTATCAACATGCGAAACTTTTTCAGGAAAGCCTCATGGGGATTCAAAATTGCAAGCTGATTGAACTGCCGAAGATAGCCGATCCGCGAGGGAATTTAAGCTTTATTGAAGGCGGGATCCACATTCCCTTCGATATAAAACGCGCTTTCTATTTGTACGATGTTCCCGGTGGCTCTGATCGGGGCGCACATGCGCATAAGAACTTGCATCAATTCATCGTTGCCATGTCGGGCAGTTTTGACGTGGTGCTTGACGATGGCCAGCAGCAGCAACGATTTCATATGAACCGCTCATATTATGGGCTATATGTTTGCCCCATGATGTGGAGCTTCCTGGATAATTTTTCCTCGGGTGCGGTGTGTATGGTGCTTGCTTCGGCTCGTTATGATGAAGCTGATTACATCAGGAATCACGAAGAGTTCTTAAGCTTGGCCAGGCGCAACTTATGAGTATCCCCTTTCTTGAGTTGAAAGCGCCTCACGAAGAATTGCGCGCCGGGTTGCGGGAAGCGCTGGAGCGCGTGCTGGATTCCGGCTGGTATATCCTCGGCGATGAGGTGGCGCAGTTCGAGCAGGAATTTGCGGGCTACTGCGAAAGCAGGCATTGCATAGGTGTGGGCAATGGTCTGGATGCATTGCACCTGATCCTGCGCGCTTATGGCATAGGCGCCGGCGATGAGGTGATCGTGCCTTCCAATACTTATATCGCGACATGGCTGGCGGCCAGCCATGCGGGTGCGACACCTGTTCCGGTCGAGCCGGACGAGCGTACCTATAACATCGATCCCGCGCGCATAGAAGCCGCGATCACCCTGCGCACCAGGGCTATCATCGCCGTGCATTTGTATGGGCAGCCTGCGGACATGGATGCGATCAACGCAATCGCAAAAAAACATGGGTTGAAGGTGATTGAAGACGCTGCCCAGGCGCATGGTGCGAGGTATAAGGGGCGGCGGGTCGGCGCATTGGGGGATGCGGCAGGCTTCAGTTTTTATCCCGGAAAAAATCTGGGCGCTATAGGCGATGGTGGAGCCGTGACTACCAACGATGAGGGCCTGGCAGCGAGAATACGTGTGCTGGGAAATTATGGCTCGCGTGTGAAATATCACAATGAGACACAAGGATATAACTCGCGTCTGGATGAGTTGCAGGCCGCGTTCCTGCGCGTGAAGCTGCGGTGTCTGGATGAATGGAATTCCCGGCGCACAAGATTTGCTGCTGAATATAGGGAGCTGCTGGCAGAGGGTGATTTAACGCTACCTCATGTACCAATCTGGGCTGAGCCAGTGTGGCATTTGTTTGTGGTGCGTCATGAGGAACGGGATGCGTTGCAGAAGTGGCTGGGAGACGGCGGCATCGGCTCGATGATTCATTATCCGGTCCCACCCCATCTACAACCGGCCTACGTGCAACTTGGATATGGCCGGGGCGATTTTGCGGTGGCGGAGCGATTGGCGGATACGGTGTTGAGCCTGCCTATCGGGCCGCATATTTCTTCTGCGCAGGGTGCCGAAATCGGAAAAAGACTGGATCTGTTTGGACTGCGCCAGATGTGATGCGCTACGGTCGATTGAAAAATGCTGTATGCGCAGGTAAGCTGAACGAGCTTGATCAAGCCCGGCGCCAGGGCGAAATAATAACGAGGGTTTTTGTTTGAACTGCCGTCACTGCCACACACCGCTGGAACATGTTTTCCTCGATCTTGGTTTCGCGCCGCCGTCGAATGCCTATCTCGGTGCCGCAGACCTGCGGAAGCCGGAGCGTTACTACCCGCTCAAGCTTCACGTTTGCGAACATTGCTGGCTGGTGCAAACCGAAGATTATGCGCAAGCCGATGAATTGTTCAGCCACGATTACGCGTATTTTTCTTCGGTGTCGCAAAGCTGGCTGGAGCATGCCGCGCGTTATGCGCAGATGATCATTTCCCGGCTCGGGCTGGGCAAGGATAGCCTGGTCATCGAGGTGGCATCCAACGATGGTTATCTGCTCAAAAATTTTGTAGCGGCAGGGATCCCTTGCCTGGGTATCGAACCCACGGCCAGCACGGCGGCGGCGGCCGAGCATATCGGCATCCCGGTGCTGCGCGAATTCTTCGGCACGACATTGGCCAAACGCCTTGCCTCCGAAGGCAGGCAGGTCGATCTCATTGCGGGCAATAACGTCTATGCCCACGTGCCGGACATCAACGATTTCACCGCCGGTCTCAAGGCAGCGCTCAAACCGGGTGGCACGATCACGCTGGAGTTCCCGCATCTCATGCGCCTGATCGAGCATACCCAGTTCGACACCGTGTATCACGAGCATTTTTCCTACCTGTCCTTGTACACGGTATGTCGCATATTCGCCGCTGCGGGTTTGCGGGTGTTTGATGCGGAAGAGTTGCCCACCCATGGCGGCAGCCTGCGCATCTATGGTTGCCATGGCGGCGATGAGCGGGTCACAGCAGAGGCGGTGAAGCACCTGCTTGACGAGGAAGCGCGTCGTGGCATGAGAGCGCTTGATGTCTATCGCGATTTCCAGCCGCGTGCAGATCGGGTGAAGAACGATCTGGTAGCTTTCCTGATCGAGCAGCAGCGCGCCGGTAAATCTGTCGCTGCTTACGGCGCTGCGGCCAAAGGTAATACCCTGCTCAACTATGCCGGGATCAAGCCGGATCTGTTGTCTTATGTTTGCGATGCGGCGCCTTCCAAACAAGGGAAATATCTTCCCGGCGCACACATTCCTGTTTTGCCGCCCACAGCATTGCGTGAACGCAAACCCGATGTGGTGCTGGTTCTGCCGTGGAACATCGCGGATGAAGTCGTATCCCAGCAAGCCTGCGTGCGGGAATGGGGCGGGAGATTCTTTGTGGCTGTACCGGAATTGAAAGTCATTTGAGAGCGATCCATGTCCCGCATCCATTACACCAAGCCGTCGATTACCGAACTGGAAATCCGTTACGCCACTGATGCCGCGACCCATGGCTGGGGCGAGCGCTGCTACGAATATATCGGACGTTTCGAGAATTTGTTCCGCGAACATCTCGGCGTGAACTACGCCATCGCCACGTCGAGCTGCACCGGCGCGATGCACATGGGGCTTGCCGCGCTGGGCGTGGGGCCGGGTGATGAAGTGATACTCGGCGATACCAACTGGATTGCCTCCGCCGCGCCCATCACCTATCTGGGCGCCAGACCGGTGTTCGTGGACGTGCTGCCCGACTCCTGGTGCATAGACCCGGCGAAGATCGAGGCCGCCATCACTCCGCGCACCAGGGCGATCATCGCCGTGCATCTGTATGGCAACCTGTGCGAGCTGGATGCGTTGTTCGCCATCGGCAAGAAGTACGGCATTCCGGTGATCGAAGATGCGGCCGAAGCCATAGGCTCACAGTGGCGCGGCAAACGTGCGGGAGCTCTGGGCGCCTTCGGCACGTTCTCGTTTCACGGCACCAAGACGCTGACCACTGGCGAAGGCGGCATGTTCGTCACGCAGGATGAGGCGCTGTATGAGAAGGTGCTTACTCTGAGCAACCATGGCCGTGCGCGCGGGCAGACGAAACAATTCTGGCCGGATGTGGTGGGCTTCAAATACAAGATGTCGAACATACAGGCCGCCATCGGCTGCGCGCAGATGGAGCGCATAGATGAGCTCATCGCGGGCAAGCGGCGCATATTCGAATACTATGCGGAGCGTTTGCGCAATTTGCCGTTGCAGATGAATCCGGAGCCGCAAGGCACGGTGAACGGCTACTGGATGCCGACAATTGTGGCCGATGCCGGAACGGAATTCGACCGCGAGGCGATACTTGCCGCGTTCAAGGCGGACGAGATAGACGGGCGGGTATTTTTCTGGCCGTTAAGCATGCTGCCCATGTTCGAACGTCAGCCGGAGCATGTCGTGAGCTACGGCCTGTACCCGCGCGCGCTCAATCTGCCGACGTATCATGACCTGACCGCTGCGGAGATGGATCGGGTGGTGTCGGTGCTGGCCGGAATGCTTGGCCGCTAGGCGAGGAGCGCGATGGAATCGAAATGCAATGTGTGCGGCTCGCCCAGTCCGGTGTTTTTGAAGCTGGGTGCTGTCCCTCCTATCCAGAACCGGTTTTGTGCCACGGGCGAGCAGGCCAGGCAGTTTCCGGCAACCGGAGCGAGCTATGCCTGGTGCGAAACCTGCCAGCACATCAGTATCAGCAAAGATCGGCAAG
This DNA window, taken from Gammaproteobacteria bacterium, encodes the following:
- a CDS encoding WxcM-like domain-containing protein, which encodes MGIQNCKLIELPKIADPRGNLSFIEGGIHIPFDIKRAFYLYDVPGGSDRGAHAHKNLHQFIVAMSGSFDVVLDDGQQQQRFHMNRSYYGLYVCPMMWSFLDNFSSGAVCMVLASARYDEADYIRNHEEFLSLARRNL
- a CDS encoding DegT/DnrJ/EryC1/StrS family aminotransferase, producing MSIPFLELKAPHEELRAGLREALERVLDSGWYILGDEVAQFEQEFAGYCESRHCIGVGNGLDALHLILRAYGIGAGDEVIVPSNTYIATWLAASHAGATPVPVEPDERTYNIDPARIEAAITLRTRAIIAVHLYGQPADMDAINAIAKKHGLKVIEDAAQAHGARYKGRRVGALGDAAGFSFYPGKNLGAIGDGGAVTTNDEGLAARIRVLGNYGSRVKYHNETQGYNSRLDELQAAFLRVKLRCLDEWNSRRTRFAAEYRELLAEGDLTLPHVPIWAEPVWHLFVVRHEERDALQKWLGDGGIGSMIHYPVPPHLQPAYVQLGYGRGDFAVAERLADTVLSLPIGPHISSAQGAEIGKRLDLFGLRQM
- a CDS encoding methyltransferase domain-containing protein translates to MNCRHCHTPLEHVFLDLGFAPPSNAYLGAADLRKPERYYPLKLHVCEHCWLVQTEDYAQADELFSHDYAYFSSVSQSWLEHAARYAQMIISRLGLGKDSLVIEVASNDGYLLKNFVAAGIPCLGIEPTASTAAAAEHIGIPVLREFFGTTLAKRLASEGRQVDLIAGNNVYAHVPDINDFTAGLKAALKPGGTITLEFPHLMRLIEHTQFDTVYHEHFSYLSLYTVCRIFAAAGLRVFDAEELPTHGGSLRIYGCHGGDERVTAEAVKHLLDEEARRGMRALDVYRDFQPRADRVKNDLVAFLIEQQRAGKSVAAYGAAAKGNTLLNYAGIKPDLLSYVCDAAPSKQGKYLPGAHIPVLPPTALRERKPDVVLVLPWNIADEVVSQQACVREWGGRFFVAVPELKVI
- a CDS encoding DegT/DnrJ/EryC1/StrS family aminotransferase, with product MSRIHYTKPSITELEIRYATDAATHGWGERCYEYIGRFENLFREHLGVNYAIATSSCTGAMHMGLAALGVGPGDEVILGDTNWIASAAPITYLGARPVFVDVLPDSWCIDPAKIEAAITPRTRAIIAVHLYGNLCELDALFAIGKKYGIPVIEDAAEAIGSQWRGKRAGALGAFGTFSFHGTKTLTTGEGGMFVTQDEALYEKVLTLSNHGRARGQTKQFWPDVVGFKYKMSNIQAAIGCAQMERIDELIAGKRRIFEYYAERLRNLPLQMNPEPQGTVNGYWMPTIVADAGTEFDREAILAAFKADEIDGRVFFWPLSMLPMFERQPEHVVSYGLYPRALNLPTYHDLTAAEMDRVVSVLAGMLGR